TCAGCTCTTTGAAAATATTGATACAACCGCATTGGCTGCCGCCTCGGTGGCCCAGGTCCATTCGGCCCATCTGAAGAGCGGTGAAAAGGTGGCCGTTAAGGTCATTCGGCCGGGCATTGAAAAACGGATTCGAAACGACATTCGGTTGATGTATTATTTCGCCGCCAGGCTTGAAAAAAGATTCGATCTCGGTCGGGTGCTGGGGCTTGTCAATCTGGTCAAAGAGTTTGAGCGCACTATCTTCCGTGAGTTGGACATGCTCATCGAGGCTGGGAATATCGAGCGGTTCACCCAAAGCTTCAAGGACATCGCAGAAATATACATTCCCAAGGTGTATTGGCAATATACGTCCAAGTCGGTGCTGGTCATGGAGCACATTGACGGGATCAAGATGGATCAAGTGGCTGAAATCAAACGACATGGCATCGATCCCAAAGAGGTCGCCATGATCGGCCTGCGCTCGTTTTCACGTCAATTGATGGTCGCCGGTATCTTTCACGCGGACCCCCATCCGGGCAATACCATCGTCATGTATGACGGCCGGGTGGGTCTGGTGGACTTCGGTATCGTGGGTTACCTCGACGAGGAGACCATGTTGCAGATCGCCCATCTGTTTTTGGGGTATGCGGAGCATGATTACGACATGGTGATGGAAGCCTTTGAGGCAGCCGGCCTCATTCACGCCGAGACCATGGATTTAAAGCGTTTTCGCATCGATCTCAAAGAGATGAGCGAACCGTTCTACGGCCGATCCCTAAAAACCATATCGGCCAAGGATGTTTATGATCAGGTCATGCGCCTGGTCTTTAAATACCGCATTCACATGCCGCGTAACCTGCTTCTGCTGCTCAAGACCTTCATTCAGACCGAATCGTTGGGCAAGATTTTGGAGTCGGACGCCAGCTTGCTGGAAGTCACCCGCCCCTATGCCAAAAAGCTTCTTGAACAGGGGTATGAAGCGCAAAAGCTGCTTAAAACCCTCGGCCGGGATATCAAAGACACCGGCAGTTTGTTGCGCATGATGCCCAGATTCACCCACGATATCTTTAAAGGCCTTGCCAAGGGAATGCCGGCCGTGGAGTTGAAACACGGCGGTATGGATTCGGCTTCCAAGAAATTT
This Desulfobacterales bacterium DNA region includes the following protein-coding sequences:
- a CDS encoding AarF/UbiB family protein, coding for MEAGYGQTRYRRLSGILHFGTISRILIKHGLGEVVGRLFGAKRGKAKSGLPDPVRMRRALEDLGPSFIKLGQLMSTRADVFPPEYIDELSKLQDRVPPVPFAEIQQLIETELKQPLNQLFENIDTTALAAASVAQVHSAHLKSGEKVAVKVIRPGIEKRIRNDIRLMYYFAARLEKRFDLGRVLGLVNLVKEFERTIFRELDMLIEAGNIERFTQSFKDIAEIYIPKVYWQYTSKSVLVMEHIDGIKMDQVAEIKRHGIDPKEVAMIGLRSFSRQLMVAGIFHADPHPGNTIVMYDGRVGLVDFGIVGYLDEETMLQIAHLFLGYAEHDYDMVMEAFEAAGLIHAETMDLKRFRIDLKEMSEPFYGRSLKTISAKDVYDQVMRLVFKYRIHMPRNLLLLLKTFIQTESLGKILESDASLLEVTRPYAKKLLEQGYEAQKLLKTLGRDIKDTGSLLRMMPRFTHDIFKGLAKGMPAVELKHGGMDSASKKFESGLNRLTLGLVISASLIAASLILNASKTLMTFEFEWFGLHRISVTEILGMGGYLIATFLGLWLVFSIIRSGKL